In Aquiflexum balticum DSM 16537, a single genomic region encodes these proteins:
- a CDS encoding hemerythrin HHE cation-binding protein, whose protein sequence is MLNSKDIQKYSIKDLVSENYVFAAVLHYFGISFFEYEQNSLQEVCKKFRINPQQLIDELESWAKRKEPSTEDLYLHPIEVLVSYLKRKHYFFVRQELPFLSNMVSGIAITDPEYVNILADLRIMFPLFVEDFIHHIHEEESKLFKRIQLLHEIDEDEFRLQDALHILEKNPVILLAEAHDTHDDEMEGIRKITNNYFLPDLAPVSMRVLYHELQVFEKELIIHAQIEDRLLFPKAVELEKDVLRKIKKKIISN, encoded by the coding sequence ATGTTGAATTCCAAAGATATTCAGAAATATTCTATTAAAGACCTTGTTTCAGAGAATTATGTCTTTGCAGCAGTTCTTCATTATTTTGGAATTAGTTTTTTTGAGTATGAGCAAAATTCACTTCAGGAGGTTTGTAAAAAATTCCGGATCAATCCCCAACAACTGATTGATGAATTGGAATCCTGGGCTAAGAGAAAGGAACCTTCAACAGAAGATCTGTATTTGCATCCGATTGAAGTTTTGGTTTCTTATTTGAAAAGGAAGCATTATTTTTTTGTGAGACAGGAATTGCCGTTTCTTTCCAATATGGTTTCAGGTATAGCAATAACTGATCCCGAATATGTAAATATTTTGGCAGATTTAAGGATAATGTTCCCTTTGTTTGTAGAGGATTTTATTCACCATATCCATGAGGAAGAAAGTAAGCTTTTTAAGAGGATCCAACTTTTGCATGAAATAGATGAAGATGAATTCAGGCTTCAGGATGCCTTGCATATTTTGGAGAAAAACCCGGTGATTCTTCTTGCCGAGGCTCATGATACCCATGATGATGAAATGGAGGGTATCCGAAAAATCACCAACAATTATTTTTTACCTGATTTGGCGCCTGTCTCCATGAGAGTTTTGTATCATGAATTGCAGGTATTTGAAAAAGAATTAATCATCCATGCCCAAATTGAGGACCGGTTGCTTTTCCCCAAAGCAGTGGAACTTGAAAAAGATGTCCTCAGAAAAATAAAGAAAAAGATAATCAGTAACTGA
- the ruvX gene encoding Holliday junction resolvase RuvX: MGRILAIDLGTKRTGIAVTDTLNILANPLITIETSKIVEFLNGYFAKEEVDTIVLGYPIRLDGTANEMTPRVINLKGRLSKLYPNKNIVLVDERFTSKMAMQSMIAMGSKKKDRKEKAGNLDKVSAAIILQSYLEQL, translated from the coding sequence ATGGGAAGGATTTTGGCAATTGATTTGGGAACCAAAAGAACCGGGATTGCAGTTACTGATACGCTAAATATTCTTGCCAATCCTTTAATTACAATCGAAACCTCAAAGATCGTTGAATTTCTCAATGGTTATTTTGCCAAAGAGGAAGTGGACACCATAGTTTTGGGCTATCCCATTCGCTTGGATGGTACCGCAAATGAAATGACTCCAAGAGTAATCAATCTCAAGGGCCGTCTCTCCAAGCTGTATCCAAACAAAAATATTGTACTGGTAGATGAAAGGTTTACTTCAAAAATGGCCATGCAGAGTATGATTGCAATGGGGAGCAAGAAAAAAGACAGAAAAGAAAAAGCAGGTAACTTAGACAAAGTCAGTGCTGCCATTATATTACAATCCTACCTGGAACAATTATGA
- the def gene encoding peptide deformylase, translating to MIYPIVAYGNPILKKEAEEIKEGEDLSELIKDMFSTMENANGVGLAAPQINKGIRLFVIDSSLMLDEEDEEKGIRKAFINPIILDEYGDVFGFEEGCLSIPEIRADIFRPEKLTIEYFDENWNLKEEEFSGLTARVIQHEYDHLEGILFIDYLKGLKKRMVQSKLIDISKGKVSTDYRMTYPLR from the coding sequence ATGATTTACCCTATAGTCGCTTACGGAAATCCGATTTTAAAGAAAGAAGCAGAAGAAATCAAAGAAGGAGAAGATCTTTCTGAATTGATTAAGGATATGTTCAGTACCATGGAAAATGCCAATGGTGTGGGATTGGCGGCTCCCCAGATCAATAAGGGGATAAGGCTTTTTGTGATTGACAGTAGTCTGATGCTGGATGAAGAGGATGAAGAAAAAGGAATTCGGAAAGCATTTATCAACCCGATTATTTTGGACGAATATGGAGATGTTTTCGGATTTGAAGAAGGATGCCTCAGTATTCCAGAAATCAGAGCAGATATTTTCCGACCTGAAAAACTCACCATTGAATATTTTGATGAAAACTGGAATCTTAAAGAGGAGGAATTTTCAGGATTAACTGCTAGGGTGATACAACATGAATATGACCACTTGGAAGGTATATTGTTCATAGATTATCTCAAAGGTCTTAAAAAAAGAATGGTACAAAGTAAGTTGATCGATATAAGTAAAGGTAAAGTATCAACGGATTATAGAATGACCTATCCTTTAAGATAA